A portion of the Edaphobacter lichenicola genome contains these proteins:
- the ispE gene encoding 4-(cytidine 5'-diphospho)-2-C-methyl-D-erythritol kinase encodes MATRVRSYSKINLGLAIGPVRADGFHGLTTLYQTLDLHDLVTVMARRSSEAADTKITLTTNHPFVPRDGRNTAWRMVERALARLGVTAEVTIHIEKRLPVQGGMGAGSANAAAALLGLERELGVALSGVERLKLAAEIGSDVPLFLLGGAVLGLGRGEQVVPMPDLPKTWCVVAVPSVGVSTPAAFKEWDARRAAEAVDSKAITDANPPEKDDETEGELGEGLSITRSIALTSPPQLDKLQELSLAYSSLSAPVGVKTGDSRSDTSGIVRDPNPEKKRGLSDESQADAMNDLAENTLLALVRTGIGSDGLQNDFEEVVFPQYPSLRITKRQLMGSDLDSSSVDRPAIYAALSGSGSALFGLYRSERDAKAAQLRVQSSGVQAFLTETLPRTEYWERMFAE; translated from the coding sequence ATGGCTACGCGTGTTCGTTCGTATTCGAAGATCAATTTGGGGCTGGCGATTGGGCCGGTGCGGGCAGATGGCTTTCATGGGTTGACGACGCTGTATCAGACGCTGGATCTTCACGATCTGGTGACAGTCATGGCTCGACGGAGCAGTGAGGCGGCCGACACGAAGATCACGTTGACGACGAATCATCCGTTTGTGCCGCGGGACGGACGGAATACGGCGTGGCGGATGGTCGAGCGTGCTTTGGCCAGGCTGGGGGTGACGGCGGAGGTCACGATTCATATTGAGAAGCGGCTGCCGGTACAGGGTGGGATGGGGGCTGGATCTGCAAACGCTGCGGCGGCGCTGCTGGGGTTGGAGCGGGAGCTGGGTGTCGCGCTGTCGGGGGTGGAGAGGCTGAAGCTGGCGGCGGAGATTGGGTCGGATGTGCCTTTGTTTCTGCTGGGTGGGGCTGTTTTGGGTCTGGGGCGGGGGGAGCAGGTGGTCCCGATGCCCGACCTGCCGAAGACCTGGTGCGTGGTAGCGGTGCCGTCTGTGGGGGTGTCGACGCCCGCGGCGTTCAAAGAATGGGATGCCCGGAGGGCGGCGGAAGCGGTTGATTCGAAAGCGATAACGGACGCCAATCCACCGGAGAAAGACGACGAAACGGAGGGGGAGCTGGGCGAGGGATTAAGCATAACGCGGTCCATTGCATTGACTTCTCCGCCCCAACTTGATAAGCTACAGGAGTTGAGTCTTGCTTACTCATCCCTCTCTGCCCCAGTTGGGGTCAAGACAGGTGATAGTAGGTCCGACACCTCCGGTATCGTTCGCGATCCTAATCCCGAGAAAAAACGGGGTTTGTCTGATGAAAGTCAGGCTGACGCGATGAACGATCTGGCCGAGAACACCCTTCTCGCGCTTGTCCGCACCGGGATTGGAAGCGATGGTCTTCAAAATGATTTTGAAGAAGTCGTCTTTCCTCAGTATCCCTCCTTGCGAATAACCAAGCGCCAATTGATGGGTAGTGATTTGGATAGCTCTTCGGTAGATCGCCCTGCGATTTACGCGGCGCTATCAGGTTCTGGCTCTGCTCTGTTTGGACTTTACCGGTCCGAGCGGGATGCCAAGGCTGCTCAACTGCGCGTCCAGTCCTCTGGGGTCCAAGCTTTCCTGACGGAGACCTTGCCCCGAACCGAGTACTGGGAAAGAATGTTCGCGGAGTGA
- a CDS encoding 50S ribosomal protein L25 → MATSTIEAVVATPREGKFNKNAARRVRVSGKIPAVVYGAGQDAVAVAVDPRVITKILHSDSGHNTIFDLNVEGSAVVKAMIVDWQHEPIKGALLHIDLKRIAMDKMMTVSVPIQLVGTPVGVKSQGGILEHVMREVEIECLPNDIPSHLDVDVSGLELHGVIHVSDLPHSGSIKFLGDEHATVAHVTSIKEEVVAADAVVAAPAEPEVAKKGKTDAAAAAPAADAKDAKKK, encoded by the coding sequence ATGGCAACATCCACTATTGAAGCAGTCGTCGCAACGCCCCGTGAGGGCAAGTTCAACAAGAATGCCGCTCGTCGCGTTCGTGTCTCCGGTAAGATTCCCGCCGTTGTTTATGGCGCGGGTCAGGACGCGGTTGCGGTTGCAGTTGACCCTCGCGTGATCACCAAGATTCTGCACTCCGACTCTGGTCACAACACGATCTTCGACCTCAACGTCGAAGGCTCTGCCGTTGTGAAGGCCATGATTGTTGACTGGCAGCATGAGCCGATCAAGGGCGCGCTGCTGCACATCGACCTGAAGCGCATCGCCATGGACAAGATGATGACGGTCTCGGTGCCAATTCAGTTGGTTGGAACACCGGTGGGCGTGAAGTCACAGGGCGGTATTCTCGAGCACGTTATGCGTGAGGTCGAGATTGAGTGCCTTCCGAACGATATTCCGAGCCACCTGGATGTCGACGTCTCCGGACTCGAGTTGCATGGAGTGATCCACGTCTCTGACCTGCCACACTCGGGCAGCATCAAATTCCTCGGCGACGAGCACGCGACTGTCGCTCACGTCACCTCGATCAAGGAAGAGGTTGTGGCTGCTGACGCGGTTGTCGCTGCTCCGGCCGAGCCAGAGGTTGCCAAGAAGGGCAAGACAGATGCTGCCGCTGCTGCACCTGCTGCCGATGCCAAGGACGCGAAGAAGAAGTAA
- a CDS encoding EthD domain-containing protein — protein sequence MLKVHILSRRRADMTHEQYVDHWKNVHAPLFASQPDVKRYVRRYVQCWITGDRPAGPNLGDTDGLVELWFDDIDGFNAFGNSPSYLNVIRPDEERFTDPKKCEYFFSEEHSIIA from the coding sequence ATGTTGAAGGTTCATATTCTTAGCAGGCGAAGAGCAGATATGACTCATGAGCAGTATGTGGATCACTGGAAGAACGTACACGCGCCGCTCTTTGCCAGCCAACCCGACGTAAAGCGCTACGTGCGCCGTTACGTGCAATGCTGGATTACCGGCGATCGTCCGGCTGGACCGAATCTGGGCGACACAGATGGACTTGTCGAGCTTTGGTTTGACGATATAGACGGCTTCAATGCGTTCGGCAATTCGCCGTCCTATTTAAACGTCATCAGGCCCGATGAAGAGCGATTTACCGATCCGAAAAAATGCGAGTACTTCTTTTCGGAGGAACATAGCATCATCGCGTGA
- a CDS encoding RNA polymerase sigma factor produces the protein MGVRVDALAGYVDERADALDEGARRDERFEEMVARQARFMFQVAFGLLRNRQDAEDAVQEAFLKLYRTDGWQRMENEKGFLARTVWRVALDHLPRAADHLDVSEIQLTATGGAGLSPEERAMSEDERSTLRRLIDGLPEELRQPLVLSSIEEMTSGEVSEVMGIPEGTVRTRVMRARAELRRRFTAMKEVRR, from the coding sequence ATGGGTGTGCGAGTGGATGCCTTGGCGGGATACGTGGACGAGAGAGCAGATGCGCTCGATGAGGGCGCACGACGCGATGAGCGGTTCGAGGAGATGGTGGCGCGACAGGCTCGGTTCATGTTCCAGGTGGCGTTTGGGCTGCTGCGCAACCGACAAGATGCTGAGGACGCCGTGCAGGAGGCTTTTCTGAAGTTGTACAGAACCGATGGATGGCAACGGATGGAGAACGAGAAGGGTTTTTTGGCACGGACCGTTTGGCGGGTCGCTTTGGATCATCTGCCGCGCGCTGCGGACCACCTAGATGTCTCTGAGATACAACTGACGGCGACTGGTGGAGCTGGTCTGTCTCCGGAGGAGCGAGCGATGAGTGAAGATGAGCGCTCGACGCTGCGAAGACTGATCGATGGATTACCGGAGGAGCTGCGACAGCCGTTGGTGTTGTCTTCGATTGAAGAGATGACCTCTGGAGAGGTTTCGGAGGTAATGGGAATACCTGAAGGTACGGTGCGGACGCGGGTGATGCGGGCGCGGGCAGAGTTGAGGCGACGTTTTACGGCGATGAAGGAGGTGCGGCGATGA
- the rpsR gene encoding 30S ribosomal protein S18 — protein sequence MADETQSTEQHVPTSRPAHSGPGAGPRTPRPAGAPGGGPGGRKFFRRKKVCKFCTEKIDAISYRDVRLLQGFVAERGKIVPRRLTGVCTRHQRKLSLAIKQSRNIALLAFAARF from the coding sequence ATGGCTGACGAAACGCAATCCACTGAGCAGCACGTACCAACATCCCGCCCGGCGCACTCTGGCCCTGGCGCGGGTCCCCGCACTCCACGTCCCGCCGGCGCACCCGGTGGTGGTCCTGGCGGCCGCAAGTTCTTCCGTCGCAAGAAGGTCTGCAAGTTCTGCACCGAGAAGATCGACGCCATCTCCTACCGCGATGTTCGCCTGCTTCAGGGCTTCGTCGCCGAACGTGGCAAGATCGTTCCGCGTCGTTTGACGGGTGTCTGCACACGCCACCAGCGCAAGCTCAGCTTGGCAATCAAGCAGTCGCGCAACATCGCCCTGCTCGCCTTCGCTGCACGCTTCTAA
- a CDS encoding ABC transporter permease → MATTNLPKPSSFDRTLASARSTMMFSEVVRLAVDSFRSSKTRFLLTMLGMVIGSASIILVATLGSTGKQYALDQLTSIGPNKVELQYNGGTVSGPDNTSTPDYMTLDDMHAVLDQVPGIVASSPMLEFHDNVSLGGGVSQSTMLLGVSPQYRIVRNLVVVSGRFFDDQDALAHEKVAVMVKPFAVELYGSSDAAVGRTISIKGIPFVIIGVFRESFDTYGQSEISEHTLLIPYPVARYFQGTNDLKEIFFTMRDPSMVLPARDRMLAIVRSRHYASSVYSAATLTELLSSMAKIADMLTIVLTLGAGITLIVSGVGIMNSMLANVQSRIKEIGIRKALGATSREIRLQFLTEAVFLSLSGGLIGTILGLAIPFTLGLLTPFTIPMNPWAPVFALGSSMLVGVLFGTLPANRAARLDPVQTLKYE, encoded by the coding sequence ATGGCGACCACGAACCTACCCAAACCGAGCTCCTTCGACCGTACGCTAGCCAGCGCGCGTTCGACGATGATGTTCAGCGAGGTTGTCAGGCTCGCAGTCGACAGCTTCCGCTCCAGCAAGACGCGATTTCTGCTCACGATGCTTGGTATGGTCATCGGCTCGGCCTCCATCATTCTGGTGGCTACGCTGGGTTCGACGGGGAAGCAGTATGCGCTCGACCAACTCACCAGCATCGGTCCGAATAAAGTTGAGCTGCAGTACAACGGCGGCACCGTCAGCGGCCCGGACAACACCAGCACACCGGACTACATGACCCTCGATGACATGCACGCGGTCCTCGACCAGGTTCCCGGCATCGTCGCCTCATCTCCCATGCTTGAGTTTCACGACAACGTCAGCCTGGGCGGTGGCGTCTCTCAGTCGACGATGCTGCTCGGCGTCTCGCCGCAGTATCGGATCGTGCGTAATCTTGTCGTTGTATCTGGTCGCTTCTTCGATGACCAGGACGCCCTGGCCCATGAGAAGGTTGCTGTCATGGTCAAACCGTTTGCCGTTGAGCTCTATGGCAGCTCCGACGCCGCTGTCGGTAGAACCATCAGCATCAAGGGCATACCGTTCGTCATCATCGGCGTCTTCAGGGAGAGCTTCGACACCTACGGTCAATCGGAGATCAGCGAACATACGCTGCTCATCCCTTATCCTGTGGCCCGCTACTTTCAGGGAACGAACGATCTGAAAGAGATCTTCTTCACCATGCGCGACCCTTCAATGGTGCTCCCAGCGCGTGACAGAATGCTTGCGATCGTCCGCTCGCGTCACTACGCCAGCTCCGTTTACAGCGCGGCGACGCTGACTGAACTCCTCAGCAGCATGGCGAAGATTGCAGACATGCTGACGATCGTGCTCACCCTCGGTGCAGGAATTACCCTGATCGTCAGCGGCGTCGGCATCATGAACAGCATGCTCGCCAACGTGCAGTCACGCATCAAGGAGATCGGTATCCGTAAGGCGCTTGGCGCGACCAGCCGCGAGATACGACTGCAGTTCCTTACTGAAGCGGTCTTCCTGTCGTTAAGTGGCGGACTGATCGGTACCATTCTTGGCCTCGCCATTCCCTTTACGTTGGGTCTGTTGACGCCGTTTACCATCCCCATGAATCCATGGGCTCCAGTATTCGCGTTGGGTAGTTCGATGCTTGTCGGTGTCCTTTTCGGAACGCTCCCTGCGAACCGCGCCGCGCGACTGGACCCTGTGCAGACGCTCAAGTACGAGTAA
- the rpsF gene encoding 30S ribosomal protein S6, whose amino-acid sequence MNRTYEIMFIVRPDVEEAELDKLIEGFSANVTNGGGEVKSVEKMGRRRLAYTVRKFNDGFYILLNVAAAGSLITEIERRLRVSEQVIKFITVRMDEEEKRLAKVKAIRDTKVKRSAQPIAAPVQAPAAAPDADAAKAEAEEEKKPVAAAPAEHVASDAPPETVSAAV is encoded by the coding sequence ATGAATCGTACCTACGAAATCATGTTCATCGTCCGTCCGGATGTTGAAGAAGCCGAACTCGACAAGCTGATTGAAGGCTTCTCCGCAAACGTCACCAATGGTGGCGGTGAAGTGAAGAGCGTCGAGAAGATGGGCCGTCGCCGGCTCGCCTACACCGTCCGCAAGTTCAACGACGGCTTCTACATCCTGCTGAACGTTGCCGCCGCTGGTTCGCTGATCACCGAGATCGAGCGTCGCCTCCGCGTCTCCGAGCAGGTCATCAAGTTCATCACGGTTCGCATGGACGAAGAAGAGAAGCGTCTCGCTAAGGTCAAGGCCATCCGCGACACCAAGGTGAAGCGCAGCGCACAGCCAATCGCCGCTCCCGTACAGGCTCCTGCAGCAGCGCCGGATGCCGATGCAGCGAAGGCAGAGGCCGAAGAAGAGAAGAAGCCAGTTGCTGCAGCTCCGGCTGAGCACGTTGCATCCGATGCGCCGCCCGAGACTGTGTCCGCAGCGGTCTAA
- a CDS encoding ribose-phosphate diphosphokinase: MNERNTTAVLSPISEQAEETETSSQPALAPSQNGQAKVTRAPEAPAPEKKRSGRLTDDKRVKIFCGSSNKALAEEICKFVGVPLGETRLQRFSDGEVHFQLLENVRGADVFLVQPTCFPVDQHLVELLIMMDALKRASAGRITVVIPYYGYARQDRKDRPRVAITSKLVADLLTTAGANRALLVDLHAAQIQGFFNIPVDHLFASPVLVSYFRELDLPNLTVVSPDAGGVERARFFAKKLDVPLAIVDKRRTDINVTEVMNVIGDVQGRTCLILDDIIDTAGTLVKTVDALLAEGAEKVYACATHPVLSGPAVERIAASRLEQLIVTNTIPLREDALKVEKIKVLSIAGLLGRAIESIHMETSVSTLFN; this comes from the coding sequence GTGAACGAACGAAACACGACTGCGGTTCTTTCCCCTATTTCAGAGCAGGCTGAAGAGACAGAAACGAGCTCTCAGCCTGCGCTAGCGCCTTCGCAGAACGGACAGGCGAAGGTTACGCGAGCGCCAGAGGCGCCAGCACCGGAAAAAAAGCGCTCCGGACGGCTGACAGATGATAAGCGCGTCAAGATTTTTTGCGGATCTTCCAATAAGGCCCTGGCCGAGGAGATCTGCAAGTTCGTCGGTGTGCCGCTGGGCGAGACCCGGTTGCAGAGATTCTCCGACGGCGAGGTTCATTTTCAGCTGCTCGAGAACGTTCGCGGTGCGGATGTTTTTCTCGTGCAGCCTACGTGTTTCCCGGTAGATCAGCACCTTGTCGAGCTGCTGATCATGATGGATGCGCTGAAGCGCGCCTCGGCTGGGAGGATCACGGTTGTGATTCCCTACTATGGTTACGCACGGCAGGACAGAAAAGACCGTCCGCGTGTTGCCATTACGTCGAAGCTGGTTGCCGATCTTCTGACCACCGCCGGTGCGAACCGCGCTCTGCTCGTCGATCTGCATGCAGCCCAGATACAGGGGTTCTTCAATATCCCGGTGGATCATCTGTTTGCCAGCCCGGTGCTGGTGAGCTACTTCCGGGAGCTTGACCTGCCGAATCTGACGGTCGTTTCGCCGGACGCAGGTGGCGTAGAGCGTGCGCGCTTCTTCGCCAAGAAGCTGGATGTACCGTTGGCCATCGTCGACAAGCGGCGGACCGACATCAATGTCACCGAGGTGATGAACGTGATCGGCGATGTGCAGGGCCGGACGTGCTTGATCCTCGACGACATCATCGACACCGCCGGAACACTGGTGAAGACGGTGGATGCGCTGCTGGCTGAGGGCGCGGAAAAAGTTTATGCGTGCGCGACGCATCCGGTGCTTTCGGGCCCGGCAGTCGAGCGTATCGCAGCATCACGATTGGAGCAGTTGATCGTGACCAATACCATCCCTCTGCGCGAAGACGCGCTGAAGGTGGAGAAGATTAAAGTGCTTTCGATTGCCGGCCTGCTTGGCCGGGCGATCGAGAGTATTCACATGGAGACCAGCGTCAGTACGCTGTTCAACTAG
- a CDS encoding energy transducer TonB: MNDQIEFDEILDDVLHEFANPEPTEELQLRVMRQVRSAGTAEGLVQATVSERGWAEQLEMAVGWSGQLLRQANGREEGIFRSLWIGVRDLLFPAKLPPLVLKSRPIALDDRMAPEKSYPSTAYAVAAHALVIVVIGFVVNAQIRSASPARESVTAMIAPPIALRADPKADEIGGGGGQRGLTPVSRGALPKLDQEPLSAPKIPPLQTPQLAIEPSVDMQKDLKSAVLPDLGVPNSPLVSLSMGDGRGSGMGPGAGNGVGPGSGGNTGDGVRRIGGGVSAPEVIYQTEPEFSEEARKAKLSGNVEVYLWVDEHGNPTHVRVIRGIGMGLDEKAVEAVRQYKFKPAMANGKPVTVEMYVDVVFQIM, encoded by the coding sequence ATGAACGATCAGATTGAGTTCGACGAGATTTTGGATGACGTGCTGCACGAGTTCGCCAATCCGGAGCCGACTGAAGAGTTACAACTGCGCGTGATGCGGCAGGTTCGAAGTGCGGGGACTGCCGAGGGTCTGGTGCAGGCAACTGTCAGCGAACGAGGCTGGGCAGAACAACTGGAGATGGCAGTGGGCTGGTCTGGTCAGCTCCTCCGTCAAGCGAATGGGCGCGAAGAAGGGATCTTCCGATCTCTGTGGATTGGCGTTCGCGATCTGCTCTTCCCTGCGAAGCTGCCTCCGCTGGTGTTGAAGTCGCGTCCGATTGCCCTGGACGACCGAATGGCTCCTGAGAAGAGCTATCCATCCACTGCATACGCGGTCGCGGCTCATGCCCTCGTCATCGTGGTGATCGGTTTTGTTGTGAACGCGCAGATTCGTAGTGCCTCGCCTGCGCGTGAGAGCGTTACGGCGATGATTGCCCCCCCGATTGCGCTGCGAGCTGATCCGAAGGCGGATGAGATTGGAGGCGGTGGTGGGCAGAGGGGACTCACTCCGGTATCGCGTGGTGCGTTGCCGAAGTTGGATCAGGAGCCACTGTCTGCGCCGAAGATTCCTCCACTGCAGACGCCTCAGCTTGCGATCGAACCGAGTGTCGATATGCAGAAGGACCTGAAGTCTGCCGTGTTGCCCGATCTGGGGGTGCCGAACTCTCCGCTTGTAAGCCTGTCGATGGGAGATGGGCGAGGCTCGGGGATGGGGCCGGGTGCAGGCAATGGAGTTGGACCGGGTTCAGGTGGGAATACGGGCGACGGGGTTCGGCGGATCGGGGGCGGTGTCAGTGCACCGGAGGTTATCTACCAGACGGAGCCGGAGTTCTCTGAGGAGGCGCGCAAAGCGAAGCTTTCTGGAAATGTAGAGGTGTATCTGTGGGTGGATGAGCATGGAAATCCGACCCATGTGCGAGTTATCCGCGGGATCGGGATGGGGCTCGATGAAAAAGCAGTAGAGGCGGTGCGGCAGTACAAGTTCAAACCCGCCATGGCGAATGGTAAGCCGGTGACGGTAGAGATGTATGTCGATGTGGTCTTCCAGATCATGTGA
- the ggt gene encoding gamma-glutamyltransferase — MPCGNRVLAATVSLALFASPLAAQTPSPSDQPVRTQHAMVVTIHHDATDAGVEILKQGGNAVDAAVAVGFALAVVYPAAGNIGGGGFMLIRDHSGKTHFIDYREKAPAATTRDMYLDAQGNVIPDMSLVGYKASGVPGSVAGLAYAQKHYGKLTLAQDMTPAIKLASDGYTLSAEEARALHSKSLSGFPVSAKIFQRDGDFYREGDTFKQPELAATLTRISKDPDDFYKGAMAHQLADFERAGGGLITAEDLAAYQVKERVPIRGKYHGFDLITAPPPSSGGIILIEILNILSTYDLPKLGPDRSAAQVHIIAEAFRRAYKDRGDYLGDPDFNTLPIKQMANPKYAAAWRSSIDPSKPTPSKDLVRPAGFMPPPPQAAAVKESTQTTHFSIVDADGNAVSSTYTLNGGFGSGVTVEGLGFLMNNEMDDFTSKVGVPNVYGLIQSTANSIGPGKRPLSAMTPTILTTPSHWYKPGKLAYVLGTPGGSTIITTVANNIISTIDNGLNIQQAADAPRFHHQYLPDRIDLEKKFSPDVAAQLAAMGYTINRLAVADEHNPGTWGDSELIAIDPKTHELLGGHDNRRAYGKAAGY; from the coding sequence ATGCCCTGCGGAAACCGCGTCCTTGCAGCCACTGTCTCACTCGCTCTCTTCGCAAGCCCGCTCGCAGCTCAGACTCCCTCCCCATCCGATCAACCAGTCCGCACTCAGCACGCCATGGTCGTGACCATCCATCACGACGCAACCGACGCCGGCGTCGAGATCCTCAAGCAAGGCGGTAACGCCGTCGATGCAGCCGTGGCTGTCGGCTTCGCCCTCGCCGTCGTCTACCCCGCAGCGGGCAACATCGGCGGCGGCGGCTTCATGCTCATCCGCGACCACAGCGGCAAGACCCACTTCATCGACTACCGCGAAAAGGCCCCCGCCGCCACCACCCGCGACATGTACCTCGACGCCCAGGGCAACGTCATCCCTGACATGTCTCTCGTCGGCTACAAAGCCAGCGGAGTCCCCGGCTCCGTCGCTGGCCTCGCCTACGCGCAGAAGCACTACGGCAAACTCACCCTCGCGCAGGACATGACGCCCGCCATCAAGCTCGCCTCCGACGGTTACACGCTCTCCGCCGAAGAGGCACGCGCACTGCACAGCAAAAGCCTCAGCGGTTTTCCGGTCTCCGCAAAAATCTTTCAACGCGACGGCGACTTCTACCGCGAGGGCGACACCTTCAAGCAGCCCGAACTAGCCGCCACCCTCACCCGCATCTCAAAAGACCCCGACGACTTCTACAAGGGTGCGATGGCGCACCAGCTCGCCGACTTCGAACGAGCCGGAGGCGGTCTCATCACCGCCGAAGACCTCGCCGCCTATCAGGTCAAAGAGCGCGTCCCCATCCGCGGCAAGTACCACGGCTTCGATCTCATCACCGCGCCGCCACCCTCCTCCGGTGGCATCATCCTCATCGAGATCCTCAACATCCTCTCCACCTACGATCTTCCAAAGCTCGGCCCCGACCGTAGCGCCGCGCAGGTCCACATCATCGCCGAAGCCTTCCGTCGCGCCTACAAGGATCGCGGAGACTACCTTGGCGACCCTGATTTCAACACACTCCCGATCAAACAAATGGCGAACCCGAAGTACGCGGCAGCATGGCGCAGCTCCATCGACCCATCCAAGCCCACCCCAAGCAAAGACCTCGTCCGTCCCGCCGGCTTCATGCCTCCACCGCCTCAAGCCGCCGCCGTAAAAGAGTCCACCCAAACCACACACTTCTCCATCGTCGACGCCGACGGCAACGCCGTCTCCAGCACTTACACCCTCAACGGAGGCTTCGGCTCCGGAGTCACCGTCGAAGGCCTCGGCTTCCTCATGAACAATGAGATGGACGACTTTACCTCCAAGGTCGGCGTCCCCAACGTCTACGGCCTCATCCAGAGCACCGCCAACTCCATCGGCCCCGGCAAGCGTCCACTCTCCGCGATGACCCCCACCATCCTCACCACGCCCAGCCACTGGTACAAACCCGGCAAGCTCGCCTACGTCCTGGGCACTCCCGGAGGTTCGACGATCATCACCACCGTCGCCAACAACATCATCAGCACCATCGACAATGGCCTCAACATCCAGCAGGCCGCCGACGCCCCACGCTTCCATCACCAATACCTGCCCGACCGCATCGACCTCGAAAAGAAGTTCTCGCCCGACGTCGCCGCCCAACTCGCCGCGATGGGTTACACCATCAACCGCCTCGCCGTCGCCGACGAGCACAACCCCGGCACCTGGGGCGACAGCGAACTCATCGCCATCGACCCCAAAACCCACGAGCTGCTAGGCGGCCACGACAATCGCCGCGCCTACGGCAAAGCCGCCGGCTACTGA
- the rplI gene encoding 50S ribosomal protein L9, translating into MEVILKEDVNKLGHRGDVVKVADGYGRNYLLPEKLAIEATLANKAVIEQMKASAVRKSAKEKTGAEQLATQLSAVELVFERKVGENEHLFGSVTSGDIAHQLEAKGFTIDRRKISLEEPLKTIGEYHVPVKLHREVTSHVKVTVKGDQPEAEAAATTA; encoded by the coding sequence ATGGAAGTCATTCTGAAGGAAGACGTAAATAAGCTCGGACATCGCGGCGATGTGGTTAAGGTCGCTGACGGTTACGGGCGCAACTACCTGCTGCCGGAGAAGCTCGCAATCGAAGCGACCCTCGCAAACAAGGCAGTTATCGAGCAGATGAAGGCATCGGCGGTTCGCAAGTCCGCCAAGGAGAAGACTGGAGCCGAGCAGTTGGCGACACAGCTCTCTGCGGTTGAGCTTGTGTTCGAGCGCAAGGTGGGCGAGAACGAGCATCTCTTTGGCTCGGTCACCTCGGGCGATATCGCGCACCAGCTTGAGGCGAAGGGCTTCACCATCGATCGTCGCAAGATCTCCCTCGAGGAGCCGCTGAAGACGATCGGCGAGTATCACGTTCCCGTGAAACTGCACCGCGAGGTCACCAGCCATGTGAAGGTGACGGTCAAGGGCGACCAGCCAGAGGCCGAAGCAGCAGCCACCACCGCTTAG
- the pth gene encoding aminoacyl-tRNA hydrolase, whose product MKLIVGLGNPGIEYQFTPHNAGFLAVDRIADDCGVVLSNRRGRALTAKARLAGHEVLLAKPETYMNLSGLSVAALVQELEIEVPSEDLIVLYDELAFPLGRLRISANGRANGHNGVKSISGALGTEEWLRIRIGVGKPALADGREIKAGGRDYLLSQFRKQELAVLDEVLDRVEDAVEAMLTEGVSAAMNRFNRRPEDPENGSDEAKGK is encoded by the coding sequence GTGAAGTTGATTGTCGGTCTCGGCAACCCCGGTATCGAGTATCAGTTCACGCCGCACAACGCCGGCTTTCTCGCAGTGGATCGCATCGCGGACGATTGCGGCGTGGTCCTCTCGAATCGCCGGGGACGTGCTTTGACGGCGAAGGCAAGGCTTGCAGGTCACGAGGTTCTGCTTGCTAAACCTGAGACGTACATGAATCTGAGCGGGCTTTCGGTAGCCGCGCTGGTTCAGGAGCTAGAGATTGAAGTTCCGTCCGAGGATCTGATCGTCCTCTATGACGAGCTTGCATTTCCGCTGGGCAGACTACGCATCAGCGCGAATGGCAGGGCAAACGGGCACAACGGAGTGAAGTCCATCTCCGGTGCGCTTGGAACGGAAGAGTGGTTGCGCATTCGCATTGGCGTTGGGAAACCGGCGCTGGCGGATGGCAGAGAGATCAAAGCCGGCGGCAGGGATTATCTGCTGTCGCAGTTTCGCAAGCAGGAGCTTGCGGTGCTGGATGAGGTGCTCGACAGAGTAGAAGACGCTGTTGAGGCGATGTTGACCGAAGGGGTCAGCGCCGCGATGAACAGATTCAACCGTCGGCCAGAGGATCCGGAGAATGGATCGGATGAGGCGAAGGGGAAGTAA